From the genome of Setaria viridis chromosome 1, Setaria_viridis_v4.0, whole genome shotgun sequence:
tttaaaCTTTATATGGTTAGATTCATATAATAATCATAAggttataaccataaataatataatataagataaataaatgatCAAAGTGTAACGTGGAAGACAGTGCCAAGTTATATAGATAATAATGTAGTATGTTCGTAGCTGACAAGCACTACAAACCTATAGATAATAACACTTAAATATTTGGTATAAAAAAAGAATATCAAGACATGGTTGACATTCTTTGAAACACCCATAGAAAGCTGAGTTGGGGGATTCTTCAGTTAAACTTGTTATCTGCAGTTATGGAATCAATATTGCCCGCTAAATTACCAGAATAGATCAGCCCCCCATCTTGTTGCAGTATAGATTGTcgtataaaaaaaagaatgctgATTATTCTAAATATATTTAAAGTTGATACGGAAGAAAGAGTCGATTATTCTACAAATGAAGTAACGTTTATCCCAGAACATCTGAATACGCGAACAAAGAAAGTAGGCAAAAATATCAATCAAGAGATATTACCCACATCTTGACCAAAGCTCGGAGCTATTGATTTGCTTTGAGTTATCTCCCTTGCACACAGCAATCTAAAGATGTAAAATATTTCTGTTATCTCAATTATCTTAATCAATCTGCATAAGGTAAGTAGTTGTGATAAATGCAACTATTAATTGAAGTCTGAACTGAGTTATTCGTTCTTGAATCATTCAATATAACTACATTtgaaacaaataaaagaaatcTATGGGAAGATTAATTAATAATTGGACAGCCTACAAACAAAGCATACGAACTGAAGTACAAAACAACAACTTACTGATTTCAAGGgcgcttagttgcttaaattaATAAGGATGACCATTTTTGTTGAAGAAAATCTTCATGCTGCATAAGTTTGCACGATACGGTGTCTAAAAGATACATAGAAACGTGGGAAATACGAAATTGCAAAATTAAAATAACTGTAGTGAAAACACTGGGCACCTGTTTTATTTCCGAAGTAGCTTAACTCACTCGATCATTAGCTATCAGGGAATATTCACCCATCCATGTGCCAGCTTCTTTGGCAGCCTCTGCAACTGTTGCACAGGGAGGCGGCCACAACACCCAAGTCGAGCCATGGTGTGGGGTGGCACCTTTGAGCAGGGATGAAAACGGATCGGATAAACGGATATATGTGGATACGAATACATGGAGATAAAGTTGTCCCTCGCTAAATCAAATATTTACATTGGAACAGGAACGTTAAATTATTGATAAAATCTCAACCAGATAACCGCCCATCATAAATAGAACCACCCAATATATTTTGAGTCACAACTAGCAACACCTTAATTAATTCACCCATATTCACGAATTACTCTCGTAGTCATCAAGATTAGGCTCGGACCATATAGCCCTAATCGGTTCTTTGAGATCATACAAGCTGCAGGTCCCGTTAGAGAACTCTTTAGTCTCCATCGAGTATGACACGCACTCTCTGTAAGTGGTGCCACTCAAGTATTTTCGATGAAGGCTGGCACGTACAGCTTGTTGCAATCCAAGTTCTGAGCGAAGGACGACGATGGCCTTGCAATGACCTGCTTCCTGTCCCAGAACATGGCTCCATCCTGTAAGTCCTCTAGCTTCTCCCACGCCATCCGCGAGCGGTCAAGCCGGAACATTTCGATTGGCTCCTCCACGTCCTTGTCATGGAAGACAGCGACCACCTCGCCTTTCCACTCCACTGGGTACATGTACAGgccttcctccccgagccctcCCTCCCTAAACACGTTGTTCTCGGTGCGGATCGACGCTAGCCGATCGAGGACTCTCCATGCCATTGTCTTGGGGTTGAACGCTCCGAGCTTCCGATGCCTTGTCATGCAATAGAACTCCCCGTCGAGGAAGAAAGGGTTGTGGGTGGCTAAGAGGAAATGGATCTCGTCGTAGTCGAAATCCTCATGTTGCTCCCAGCTCCCTTGCCCAGGCCTCCATGTCCTGATTCTCACGGTATCTATGTGCTGGATTGAGATTCCTTCGATGATCATCACCATGAAATCCGGAGATCCTGGCGTGGAGCACAAGGAGATCCCTTTGAACCAGAAGAGCTCATTCACGGGTGGGAGCACGACCATCGCATCGTCACCGCGCTTGAATGGGTTCACGAGGAAGAAGGAGTGGCCCCTAGAGACGATGAGCCATCCGTTCTTGGAGCAGTGCGGCACCAACGACGCCAAGCCGTCGTCTGGCACTGTGACGCTAGGGACTTGCACGCTCAAGGTGTACTTGTTCTTGGTCACGGGGTCGAAGACGTCCAGCGAACCACCGTTTCTGCTTTGAGAGGTGTTGGGCGTCACAAGCAATGGCCACGCCATG
Proteins encoded in this window:
- the LOC117855263 gene encoding F-box/kelch-repeat protein At3g18720, translating into MAWPLLVTPNTSQSRNGGSLDVFDPVTKNKYTLSVQVPSVTVPDDGLASLVPHCSKNGWLIVSRGHSFFLVNPFKRGDDAMVVLPPVNELFWFKGISLCSTPGSPDFMVMIIEGISIQHIDTVRIRTWRPGQGSWEQHEDFDYDEIHFLLATHNPFFLDGEFYCMTRHRKLGAFNPKTMAWRVLDRLASIRTENNVFREGGLGEEGLYMYPVEWKGEVVAVFHDKDVEEPIEMFRLDRSRMAWEKLEDLQDGAMFWDRKQVIARPSSSFAQNLDCNKLYVPAFIENT